One region of Pogona vitticeps strain Pit_001003342236 chromosome 1, PviZW2.1, whole genome shotgun sequence genomic DNA includes:
- the POPDC3 gene encoding popeye domain-containing protein 3 has translation MADHSSISTVGGNSSIWDSLIFAHPVCVNWKPDAEGSIYHLASILFIIAFMGGSGVFGLLYIFFLLGLGFLCSSVWSWLDVCAADIFSWNFILFVICFIQFIYVTYQIRSVAFDKEFQELYSALFQPLGISLPVFRKIVLCCDEEVITLEKEHCYAMQGKTPIDKLSLLLSGRIRVTVDGEFLHYIFPLQFLDSPEWDSLRPTEEGIFQVTLTAETDCRYVAWRRKKLYLLFAKHRFISRLFSILIGNDIADKLYALNDLMNLGKRFRYDIRLPNFYHMSVLDTPKRQPPEFQSNSRQH, from the exons ATGGCTGATCATTCTAGTATCTCAACTGTTGGAGGCAACTCAAGCATTTGGGACAGCTTGATATTTGCACATCCTGTCTGTGTAAACTGGAAGCCTGATGCAGAAGGATCTATCTATCATTTGGCTagcattttgtttattattgccTTCATGGGTGGAAGCGGGGTTTTTGGCCTGCTCTACATCTTCTTTTTGCTTGGACTAGGTTTTCTGTGCTCATCCGTTTGGTCCTGGCTGGATGTTTGCGCAGCTGATATTTTCTCTTGGAATTTCATCTTGTTCGTGATATGCTTCATACAATTTATTTATGTCACCTACCAAATTCGAAGTGTTGCCTTTGACAAGGAGTTCCAGGAACTTTACAGTGCTTTGTTCCAGCCCCTGGGTATTTCACTGCCAGTTTTTCGGAAGATCGTCTTGTGCTGTGATGAAGAGGTCATAACCTTGGAGAAGGAGCATTGTTACGCCATGCAGGGCAAAACACCAATTGATAAACTCTCCTTGCTTCTCTCCGGAAG GATCAGAGTGACAGTAGATGGGGAGTTTCTGCACTatattttccccctccagtttctgGACTCACCTGAATGGGATTCACTGAGACCCACAGAAGAAGGCATTTTTCAG gtaacACTCACAGCAGAAACAGACTGTCGATACGTGGCCTGGAGAAGAAAAAAGTTGTATTTGCTCTTTGCTAAACACCGATTCATTTCACGTCTGTTTTCTATCCTGATTGGGAATGACATTGCTGATAAGCTTTATGCTTTGAATGACTTAATGAACCTGGGGAAGAGATTTCGATATGACATCCGCTTGCCAAACTTCTATCATATGTCCGTACTGGATACACCTAAAAGACAACCTCCAGAGTTTCAGAGCAATTCAAGACAACATTGA